From the genome of Biomphalaria glabrata chromosome 1, xgBioGlab47.1, whole genome shotgun sequence, one region includes:
- the LOC106075666 gene encoding corticotropin-releasing factor receptor 1-like, giving the protein MLDGNSTFWNCTSPAGATANYQLYNGTLCWTQNITLSDIWDTNLTQVECCAGSSYLQSDNSLLKLAMNGAITHILLSLVSTVVVTVTFILLKKFRTGQTSRLVIHKNLLLAFFMYAVIVAVTLLVPVIIVVILRTRDSQKWVACITYSSMNFSLLSMFNWMLLEGIYLHMVVMKPLRDENIPKYFIYLAGWGPPTACIMCWCIVQTLETDDCYRWNDETLWRIILVKGPVILIMLVNLLILLNLIRIVILKLCRDSISECQRLWQTIKATVVLTFLLGVINIVQMIPGNDKGLTLLSIVLSMTTYIQVLFVSIYILFSSGVIKAIRRRWVQYKDCRSINNSRARVPLAQVIPQKSRTLKSNV; this is encoded by the exons CCAATTATCAGCTGTATAATGGCACACTGTGCTGGACTCAGAACATAACGCTGTCTGATATCTGGGACACGAACTTAACACAGGTCGAATGCTGCGCTGGCTCAA GTTATTTACAGAGTGATAATAGTTTATTG aagTTGGCAATGAACGGGGCCATCACTCACATACTTCTGAGTCTTGTCTCCACTGTTGTGGTCACTGTCACATTTATCTTGCTGAAAAAATTCAG AACTGGTCAAACTAGCCGGTTGGTCATACACAAAAACCTCTTGCTCGCATTTTTTATGTATGCGGTGATAGTAGCAGTGACTCTACTGGTACCAGTAATAATAGTTGTTATACTG AGGACAAGAGACTCCCAGAAATGGGTGGCCTGTATAACATACAGCTCCATGAACTTCTCCCTCCTCTCAATGTTTAACTGGATGCTGTTGGAAGGCATTTATCTGCACATGGTTGTCATGAAGCCATTACGAGATGAAAACATCCCAAAATATTTCATCTATTTGGCTGGTTGGG GTCCCCCTACAGCCTGTATCATGTGCTGGTGTATAGTTCAGACACTGGAAACAGATGACTGTTATAGATGGAATGATGAAACACTTTGGAGGATTATCTTAGTCAAAGGTCCAGTCATTCTTATTATGTTG GTTAATCTTCTAATACTTCTGAACCTCATCAGAATCGTAATTTTAAAGCTTTGCCGTGACAGTATATCGGAATGTCAGCGTTTATG GCAGACCATCAAAGCGACTGTGGTACTTACATTTCTCCTGGGTGTTATTAACATTGTTCAAATGATTCCGGGCAATGATAAAGGGTTAACCTTGCTTAGCATTGTCCTGTCTATGACTACATATATTCAG gtTTTATTTGTCAGCATCTACATTCTCTTCAGTTCGGGG GTGATCAAAGCCATCAGAAGGCGATGGGTTCAATACAAAGACTGCAGATCAATAAATAACTCCAGGGCACGAGTTCCATTAGCCCAG GTGATCCCCCAAAAGTCAAGAACTTTAAAATCAAATGTTTAA